The Primulina huaijiensis isolate GDHJ02 chromosome 18, ASM1229523v2, whole genome shotgun sequence DNA window TGCGTGCGGTTGTGACGCACCGACAAGTAGGCGGCAAGCGGGTAGCAAGACGACTGAACGATGGATCTGAAGAGAGTCAGCGAGCCGAGACGCATGGGATCGGCGTGCAGCGCAGCGCCAACTTCTTTGTAAACCCCCGGCAGCAAGGATTCATCTGCCCTTTCCATTATACCAGCTAGATTCACAAGAATCAGGGTCACTGCTTCTGATCTCATCGCTTTCAGCTTATTCAACGAAATCTTCGCGGTGGCTATGCATCAGCGGCGGAGCTGACAGTAGGTGAAGTGTTTTCGGTGGTGCATCTGAACTCTGAATTGGATAGTTACGAGATTTCCGGGGGGAGACTTTTCTCTCTGGTGTTTTCCGCGAGAATCTTGATTTGGCGAGGGGTCAAACAAATTCAATATTTACGTATAATGGCAAGATCCGAGACATATATAAAATctatgtaaatatatatttcttgcTCCAGCTTTTTAGGAATTAATTCCGTAAATGCTGTCAGAAGTAATGTGCGAGAGCATTTGACATTACCATGttcggaaaatttaaaaatttattaaattgatattccaaatattctatatatatatatatataaattgacaACAACAAAAAAGATAACGTAGTTGGATACCTAGAAAAGAAAATTACTAAAAGAAATATCTAATTCCACTGAAATCATAGATCAGACGAGTCAACTCAATTCATACTTATTTAACATacaaaataatactttttaataaatcatatcGAATTAGAgatatatctcacaaaattgatatgacAAACCAAAACCAATATAGTAAATAGTTTATATCCCACTTATTAACATATCAGATCAAAATATCCACTGCTCATTTAATAAAGTTATGATGCAATTGTACTGAACTAAATATTTCATTGAattattgtttaatttttttagtttcaaATAGAATAACATAATTATGCCATCAATGATTCTATCGGTAAATCTACAAAAcataaattctttcaaattaaaattattgatcaTCGTGTAATTGATTTAACAAAACAGTTTTTTGGCCATAACCCATCTActaagatttttttttgggtgaaatTAGTGTAAAGTCTTACTCCTTCGGATTATATGTACTTATTCTACCCAAAACCAGTAACGTACGATTTAAGCATATTATTAGTGAAAAATTATACAGACAAGGAACAACACTGACAGATTTATTAGTAAAGAACATGAATGAATGTTACCTCGTACCAGAACGAAAGagattatgtatatatatgttctTTTTAGGAGCTCTTGCCTTAAAAACTTTGAAGTGAAACCTACTTAACTCGACATAATATTGAAATTGGCGACCCTGAAAAGTTTCCCAAGGAACATATCAGCATTATGGGTTAAGGCGAAATTAACCGAACGCCTTTGCATCTTGTTCTTCTGTCTTCTCCATTGGTCGTGACAGTAGATGTCTGGTTTTCATCTTTTGAATGGCGTTAGCAGGATCCAAGCTTTTAGGGCACGTAGCCGTGCAGTTCTTTATAGTCCTACAACGATACAATTTTGTATGGTCTTCTGTCAATGCTTGAAGACGTTCCTCAGTGAAATCATCACGACTGTCAACAGCAAAGTATGGCACATGATCACAAGCATCATAAATGGATGACAGATAGGAGTTGATTCCACTAACCTATCAGCAATCCAGCGGTAGGCATGAAGCAATGCGGCCGGTCCAAGGAACTCCTCCGGATTCCACCAATAGGATGGGCATGATGCGGTGCAGCAAGCACATAGTATGCATTCATATAGTCCATCTAGTCTTTTCCTTTCAGCAATACTTTGCCTATACTCTCTCCCACCCGGTGGGGGCCTTTTGGTCTTAAGCCATGGCTCGATTGACCTATGGTAAATCAGCAACATATGTAGTTTAGTTTATGAATCTTTGTTTTGTTATCACCTTTAATCCCTTTGGAAACAAATGGTCTTACTTGTACTGCTGGTAGAAATTGGTGAGATCAACGACTAAATCTTTGATCACATACATATGGGGCAGAGGAGTGATTATCGTAGCCGTACGTGTGTCTGCATCAATCGGCTTAAGGCATGCGACCGTGTTAGTCCCGTCAATATTCATCGCACACGAACCACATATCCCTTCTCTACATGATCGTCTATAGCTCAAACTTGAATCTTCCTCAGCTTTTATCTTTTGCAACACATCCAgaacctgaaaaaaaaaaaaacaacgatgaaactcttttttaaaataataataatctataTAGCTCAGCCTCAGGAGTTTAATGAATTGGCAAGAAAACATGATCAGTATATGAATGCACATTAAGATATACGTGTGTCTATCCATGCCATGAACTCGTGTATAAACCAATGCATACGCGGTTCTTATCTTTTAAATGATATTCTTTATACCTGTAAAATTCAAACGAATTTCAAACCACTCTGATCATAGCTTGCACCGTcggaccaagtaatttgagggATTTCTTTATTGTTTTAggattaagattgaaatttacaTTACACGAAATATTTACCATGAGAATTAAACTTCAAATTGCCATAACACGGGCCAATGGAACTTAACACCCCATTCCTAGCCCCAGCTATGTTTCGCGATCCCATTATTATTTCCTCGAAAGATGTATCTTGCATTTTGTTGGGTAAATGCTACTTCAAAACCAGATATTGACATCATCCAACCTAGTAGCTAGCTCGGAACTAAAACAGACAGAGAATTAATTCAGGTGAATTAGTTTAGCTGCTTACAAGATATTCAGTGCTCTGAATATTAGTTGCGTCCGTTAACAAAGTACAGAGACCCAACTCTAATCTGGCACTAAAACCCATGTTTAATTATTGTTTccatacttccattttcttttgaaatatcatttaacacTGTTTTAACTATATTTCAAACAAATTAGTTCCAAAATTTACctcaaaaacaaattaatatatagTCCACAGCCATGTTGACTGGTTGGCAAAATAGTCTGTCGGCAAGTGCTTTGATTTGCCCCTTGTACTaattcaacataaaaaataacaaacatATCGAACCTAGGATAAACACTgcataacatatatatatgcaaGAAATTACCTTTTTTCGATcaacattaattataattaacctgagagaaattcaaaatttgaacaACTTAGCAGTGTGCATATATACCATCGGCCCGCATTTGGAGAGATCAACGAAAAAGGATTGAAGAAAAGGCTTCTGATTAGGGTGATCTGGGCTCCACCGGTAAATTTTGAACTCCTTGATCTTCAGATCATTTCCGGTGCCTCGTTTGAGCGTGTGATGTGAGTCAAGAACTTCCTCTGCGTGTTGCTGTGCCGCAGGACGCCCTTTCAGAGTCGGGAAATCTCTGTTCTTTGGGTCTATTTTGCTGAAAATATCACCAACTCTTCTGTACAAATTCCTCGACATCGAACGTTTCTTTGATTCACTGTCCCCAGATCATCTCCTCAGTTTCGTGCGTGCATATATTTTTAGACATTAATTATTGTGTGTTATAATGAGGATATATACGTGGTTGCATGGCTGAAACGTGTCGGGTTAGAAGGTTTTAGAGACACGATTAAAAGGAAGAGgtagataaatataaatattttatgaaaacgataattttcgtgatatttattttaataatgaaatatagGATATCTTATTAATTAGAATGTTCTTTCTAATCTTCCTATATAAAGCAAAACGgttaaattaattagtgtgTGTCCCTTCTAATAATCATTTACTTTGTTACACAACTTCTTCGTTTGCAGCTATTGTGTTGACCTTTTAAGTTTATCCAATGTACATCGATCATAGATAACAGTGGTGAGTTCccaaagtttttaaaaaaatgtatttattcAAATTAGTTATTTATCATATAAgattgaataataataaaatggaCATGATATAAGTAATTATTATAAAACTATTATAATTTCTACAAATTAAGTGtgtaaaattcaataaatataatTGTTTGCACAAATTAATTGGGGCGTATCTTATCAATATttaatagattaaaaaaatatttattgggaTATAATCTCCTCACCCGAATAGATCCCGAACATTCGGGGGTACAATATAATGATCATTTGCCTAATTTTGAGGAATATGTTGAAATTGATGATAGTGAATATAATGAGTATGAGAATAGATAATgaaacaagtttttttttttttttttttaaattgtgtttCCATTTTTGTCAACATTCAAGAGAAAATTTAGTGGAGAagataacaaataaaataagcaAATTTCAGGAGCAGACTCAATAAAAGAAGACATTAAATCTCTTTCAAAGTATCTAGAAAATAAGAGCAATGCAATGTCTACACCTTTGATAGAGATAACATACTGAATCTGCAATAGTGATATTaaagaataaaacaaaaaactGAACTTTTGATGTTCAATCAACCTGATTGAAGAAGTCTGAGGACCATTGGTCAAAGAAAAGGTAAGGAGGGAGACACAGTGGGATCATGGAGAGAGTCTCAATTGAATAGACGGGAGACGTTGGATGTTGCTCGGTGCTGCTatgacttcttcttcttttctggCTCAATAGCAAGGAATGGCTGAATTCGTCTGCCCTTTTCTTCGTACGCATTCTCTGTTTACGAGTCAAAGACTACAATAGAGCTAAAACATATGCCTTTCGCATGCGACGAAAGAGATTTTTCTTAATGTCATCTCCAACCCAAAATTctattttaaagtaattttattttaaaatagtacaATTTCTACACCAAATATTATATTCATCTCCAACTCAtatacttcaaatcttactctaaaaagaatattctcagaatattcttttttaaaaatatatttaaattatttcttattaattattaaatatatattctaattttattaatataattataagtatcgtttaatatttatttaaattgtttaatgattatttaaattgcttaataattattgtttaatatttatttaataattattaaaattttaattaattgtttaatattatacgaattgaaacataaattatttaaattgataaaatataataatacatgacattgaattaaaaaaacatagtaTAAATACAtgacattaaattaaaaaatacaatacaaatacaatttcaaatatttgaatgacCATATTCATCCCATAAATGAtcaatcaaagaatttcgtaATGCAAAGTAGGCgtctttgtcttttatttttttatatcgagcgagaaattcttgaaatctgATATGTTcattgacaacaatttctaaCACTGGAGTCGGTGCTTCCCTCGCATCTTGAATTGGTTCACTAAGATCACGTTCATCTTCGATTATCATATTGTGCATTATAATGCATGCTTTCATTATatcatgcaaatgatttttcttCCAACCACGGGCGGGAGATGCCACAATTGCAAATCGTGATCGAAGAACGCCAAATGCACGCTCCACATCTTTCCTGCATGACTCTTGTTTCATCGCAAAATACTGCTTCTTTAGACCACGCGGATCATGGATAGTCTGCACAATAGTTGACCATTTCGGATAAATACTATCAGCTAGATAATATCCAGTATCATATTCATTGCTTCCAATATTGTAATGAGCTGGAGGAGCAATTCCTTGTGCAAGATTATAAAATAGACTGGACGACTCtaaaacatttatatcattATTGGTTCCGAGCATACCAAAATATGCATGTCATATCCAAATATCATAATCAGCCACCGCTTCTAAAATGATTGTTGGAGAACCACTACGACCTGCATATTGTCCCGCCCAAGCCGTGGGGCAATTTTTCCACCTCCAATGCATACAGTCGAGACTTCCCAACATTCCAGGAAAACCTCGTTGTTTGCCAATATAGAGTAGTCTAGCAACATCATTGGCCGCAGGTGATCTCAAGTACTGCTTAGCAAAAACTTCCACTATAGCTCGACAAAAGCGTTGCATACACTGAATTGCAGTCGATTCTCCTATTTGGATGTATTCATCAGTAGCATCTGCAGGTAAGGCATATGCTAGCATTCTCAATGCAGCAGTTGCTTTTTGATTAGTCGACAGTCCGAGCCGTCCCAAACTATCACTTCGTTGTATTAAATAAACATCGTGATTCTGTATACCATCTACTATCCGAAGGAAAAGATTCCGAGACATTCGAAATCGTCTACGGAACATTGCTTCATTATATACTGGATTTTCAGCAAAATAGTCGTTAAACAACTTACGATCAGCAATTTCACGGTCGCGTCGAATGAATATGTTACCCGGAATTGAACCTCCATGTGtgacttcttcttcttgttgGATGATGTAGGAAGCAACCAAATTTTGTTCTCGAGATATAATTGTCAGTATTGCATTGCTTCTGTTTTGGAGATTTTCGAAGAATTGAATATCTTCTTCGTTATCTGACAATGAATAAGAGCTAGATGATATTGCATCAAATTGAAAAGTCGGATTCATTTTTGTGATATGAAGAATGCAAGATTTATGTGTTAGTAGGATAATACAATCCGCATTATATAATGGTAGATTTGGAATGGTAGGTGCATTTGGAACGGTAGATGGATTTGGAACGGTATGTGCATTTGGAACGGTAGATGGATTTTGAACGGTAAGTGCATTTGGAACGGTAGGTGAAGTTGGAAGGTTATGTGTATTTGGAACGGTAGATGAATTTGGGATGATAGGTGTATTTGGAACAGTAGGTGAATTTGGAATGGTAAGTGAATTTGGAAGGTTAGGTGCCTTTGGAACGGTAGATGAATTTAGAATGGTAGGTGAATTTGGAACGGTAGTTGGATTTGGAAGGGTAGGTGGATTTGGAACGGTAGTTGGATTTGGAATGATAGGTGAATTTGGAACGATATGTGAATTTGGAAGGTTATGTGCATTTGGAACGGTAGATGAATTTGGAATGGTATGTGCATTTGGAACGGTAGGTAAATTTGAAATGGTATGTGAATTTGGAAGGTTATGTGCATTAGGAACGGTAGATGAATCGGTAGGTGCATTTGGATCGGTAGGAGCATTTGAAATAGTAGGTGgaatttctactataaatatacTCCTAATTGTTTGAATGAATTATCAAACATTACAAATCATActccaaataatatatttcttcaaagaaaatcaatGGACTCCAGTAACCGAACATCTAACTACTCTATCGAAAAATATAAGCTATTATGTCATGTTTATCTTGACGTCTCGCAAAATCCTATCATCGGTATAAACCAATCCAAAGATCGATTTTGGAGTCGTATTGAAGAAGCTTTCAATGGCAGCAGATCGAATAACATGCAAGAACGCAATAGAAGATCAATACAATGTCGCATGCAAGTTATCCTCCATGCTGTTAAAAAATTATGTGGCTGTGTAAGCATAATTGAAAAGCTGAAGCCGAGTGGCGCATCCGAGGAAGATATTGTAAGtctttagttttaaaatattctGGATACGCTAACTTTATTTTTATACGGGTTGGATATTTTGTGCAGTTGAACCGAGCACAAGATTTAATGATGCAAGATAAAAATTTCAGTCGAGGATTCAAATTTGATCATGTGTGGCCTATCATGAAAGATTTggagaaattttcggccaacgACAGAGCACCGATACCACTATCAAAACAACATGTCACAAATTTGGATTCGTCACAATCAGATAATCAAGAACCGGAATCTCCAATGTCAGGTTCTCAAGGAATAAattcattttcaattaatttaagtagtgatGAAAATGCATGTGGAACTCCATGTCATCGACCACTTGGTGtgaaaaaatccaaattaaagaaaaaaagagaagaaaatgtatcatatttaatttctacGATGAAGGAAGGTCATCGCGATCTTATCAATGGCTATTCACGACAGTCTGAGATTGACTTCAATGAAACATTTGCACATGTTGCGAGAATAGATATTATTCCCATTGTACTTGCTTTTATTGCACAAAAATAATTATCAGTTTACCAACTTGATGTGAGCTTTCTTAAATGGAGAATTACAGGAAGAATTCTATGTATAAAAACCACAATGCCATGTACTAAAAGACTAAGAAAACATGGTGTATGTCACGCCCTAAGCCCGGACCCGCggctgcgtgactgcac harbors:
- the LOC140964930 gene encoding succinate dehydrogenase [ubiquinone] iron-sulfur subunit 3, mitochondrial, whose product is MSRNLYRRVGDIFSKIDPKNRDFPTLKGRPAAQQHAEEVLDSHHTLKRGTGNDLKIKEFKIYRWSPDHPNQKPFLQSFFVDLSKCGPMVLDVLQKIKAEEDSSLSYRRSCREGICGSCAMNIDGTNTVACLKPIDADTRTATIITPLPHMYVIKDLVVDLTNFYQQYKSIEPWLKTKRPPPGGREYRQSIAERKRLDGLYECILCACCTASCPSYWWNPEEFLGPAALLHAYRWIADSRDDFTEERLQALTEDHTKLYRCRTIKNCTATCPKSLDPANAIQKMKTRHLLSRPMEKTEEQDAKAFG
- the LOC140964652 gene encoding uncharacterized protein — translated: MGATSRFSALVYRGVRPRRGRRVLNEGSIFIVEIPPTISNAPTDPNAPTDSSTVPNAHNLPNSHTISNLPTVPNAHTIPNSSTVPNAHNLPNSHIVPNSPIIPNPTTVPNPPTLPNPTTVPNSPTILNSSTVPKAPNLPNSLTIPNSPTVPNTPIIPNSSTVPNTHNLPTSPTVPNALTVQNPSTVPNAHTVPNPSTVPNAPTIPNLPLYNADCIILLTHKSCILHITKMNPTFQFDAISSSSYSLSDNEEDIQFFENLQNRSNAILTIISREQNLVASYIIQQEEEVTHGGSIPGNIFIRRDREIADRKLFNDYFAENPVYNEAMFRRRFRMSRNLFLRIVDGIQNHDVYLIQRSDSLGRLGLSTNQKATAALRMLAYALPADATDEYIQIGESTAIQCMQRFCRAIVEVFAKQYLRSPAANDVARLLYIGKQRGFPGILFYNLAQGIAPPAHYNIGSNEYDTGYYLADSIYPKWSTIVQTIHDPRGLKKQYFAMKQESCRKDVERAFGVLRSRFAIVASPARGWKKNHLHDIMKACIIMHNMIIEDERDLSEPIQDAREAPTPVLEIVVNEHIRFQEFLARYKKIKDKDAYFALRNSLIDHLWDEYGHSNI